AGACAGCGTGCTACCAGCCTTCACGTGGATTGATCCCCAGCGCGCAACGGGTTTGCCGTTGAGCTTCGCGCCCATGTCTGCGCCGGTCAGCGCGATGGTCGCGTCTGAATGAAACTTTATGCGGCTACCCATGGTGGCGAACTCAATCGCTGCTGCCCCCGCATTGTTGCCGACCAAGCGATTGGCAATGCGGAAAGAGAGATGATCCATCGGGCCGGATGGGGGCACGCCGATGTTCCAGTAGCCGGTGCGGCCGGGGTAGTCCTGAATCGTTGTTTGCGTTCCGCCTTCGAGAATCTCAATCGCGTTGCGTTCGAATGCGAACGTACCCAGAAATGCAGTTGTAACTTTGCCAGATACAAATTCCGGAGTGGCCGCAACCTTGCGCAAGTAGCGAAGGTTCGTCTCGGTGCCATCGATGAAACTCGCTGCCAGCGCGGCATCCAGCTTCGCCAAGGCTTCGGTGCGATCTTTGCCGGTGACGATGATCTTGGCGATCATTGGGTCGTAGAACGGTGTGATCGTCGAGCCGGACTCGATCCACGTTTCTACACGCGCAAGCTCCGGCGCGGGGAACCGCACCAGCGTCAGCTTGCCGGGCGAGGGCTGGAAGTTCTGCGCGGGGTCTTCGGCGTAGACGCGAGCCTCGATCGCTGCGCCCGTGGGCTTGATCTCGAAGGAATCGAGCGGAGCAAGATCGCCCGATGCCTGCAGCACCATCCATTCGACGAGATCGACCCCGGTGACCTGCTCGGTCACGCCGTGTTCGACCTGCAGCCGTGTGTTCACTTCGAGGAAGTAAAACTCGCTGGTGTCGTCGTCATAAATGAACTCAACAGTGCCAGCCGATGCGTAGTTTACCGCCTTGCCGAGCACAATCGCGGACTTGTAGAGCTCTTGCCGCGTTGCATCCGTGAGGCCCGGCGCTGGGGTCTCTTCAAGCACCTTCTGGTGACGTCGTTGCGCGGAGCAATCGCGTTCGCCGAGCGCGATCACGCCGCCCTTGCCATCGCCGAAGATCTGCACTTCAATGTGTCGCGCGCGCGCGACGTACTTCTCGAGAAAGACGCCGCTATCGCCGAAGTTGGCCTTGCTCAACCGCAATACGGAGTCATAAGTCTCACCAAGCTGCTCGGCGGAGTAGCAGACCTTCATGCCGATGCCGCCGCCGCCTCCGGAGCTCTTGAGCATCACGGGATACTTCAGCGTCTCGGCCTGCGCCAGCGCGTCTTCGAGATCCGAGAGCAGGCCGGTGCCGGGAAGTAGTGGAACACCGCAGCGCTTCGCTGTCTCACGCGCGGTGTGCTTCAACGCAAAGGCCTCCACGTGCGCTGGTTCGGGGCCGATGAACTTGATCCCGCGATCGGCACATTCTCGCGCAAAGTGAACGTTCTCGCTGAGGAATCCGTAGCCGGGATGGATCGCCTCGGCGCCTGTCTCGGCAGCAGCAGCGAAGATCTTATCGAACACGAGATAGCTCTGGGCTGCGGGCGGGGGCCCGATGGCCACGGCTTCATCGGCCTCGAAGACATGCAACGAATGCGCGTCGGCTTCGGAGTAGACGGCGACTGAGGCGATGCCCATTCTGCGCAGTGTGCGCTCGATGCGGGTCGCGATTGCGCCGCGGTTTGCGATAAGGACTTTCTTGAACATCTTGCTCCTGATGCTAGTTCGCGGCCTCCGCATCCCATATGAGGACGCGCACCGGCGTGGGGTTATAGGCGTTGCAAGGGTTGTTCAACTGCGGGCAGTTGGAGATGACGATGAGCGTGTCCATCTCCGCGCGCAACTCGACGTACTTGCCTGCGTCGGAGACGCCGTCCTCAAAAGTCAGCTTGCCCGCTGGAGTGACCGGGACGTTCATGAAGAAGTTGATGTTGGCGGCGAGATCGCGTTTGCCCATCCCGCGGCCTGTCTTCTCCGACCATGCCAGCGCCCCCTTCAGAAAGCTCTGGCGGCAGGCGTGCATGGAGCGTTTGTCGATAGAGTAGCGAACCATGTTGCTCTCGCAGGAGCAGGCTCCGCCGAGAGTATCGTGGCGGCCGCAGGTGTCGGCGACGATGCTCAGCAGCACGTTCCGCTCGGTCGAATAGAGCTTCGTGCCGCTGGTCAGGTAGATGTTCGACTGGGCGCGGATCGTGTCCTGTGCGCTGTAGCGATCGGAGTAATCATGCGCGTTGTAGAAGAGTGTATCGACGGCCTGGTTACCTTCAAGGTCAACGATGCGGATGTATTCGCCTGCCCTGATTTCATGAACGAAGGAGTCCCCGGCGAGAACATCGGCAGAGAAGATCGCCGTCTCGGGTGTTCGCGGACTCGTCACTAGAACTGCTTCTGGCATCGTGTGAAGCTCCTGCATGTGTAACTGGAAAAGATACAAATTCTAGAGGAAGTAACGTTCGGTCAGGGTGAAGCCGCGAGCGTTCTCCAGGCGGAAGTTGCGGCAGACATCATCGGCCGCGGGAGCGGGAACTCGCTTGATCTCAAGCTCGACGGGTACGCTGCGATAAGCCGGGTCAGGATCCATGGGGTGCTGGCAGGTGTTGAGAATCACGAGCGTGTTCATCTCCGCGCGAAGCTCCACGCTGGCGGCTGCCTTGGCGTGGCCTTCGATGAAGGTCATGGTGCCGTCGTCCTTCACCTCGACCTTGCTGAAGAAGTTGATATTCATCATCAGGTCGCGCGGGCCCAAGCCGTACTTGGCGAGCTCGATCAAGAAGCCATCAAGCGCATTCTGGTGCCAGTCGTTCCGCGCTGTCTGGTAGTCGAGCGGCCCGTACTTTGCTGCGACCATCGCCGCGTCGGAGCAGCCTCCGAGTGGATCATGCCAGCCCAGCGTGTCGTCGGTGATGGAGCAGAGGATACGCGCCATGTCGGAGTAGAGGACGGCACCGGTGGTGAGTCGCGCGATGTGCTGCGCCTTCAGCGTGTCGGGCAGGTTCAGCCGCTCGGAGAAGTTGTCTGCGTTCAGCATCAGCGCACCCACGTTGGCGTGATCGCCGCCCGCTGTGATGCGGAGCGCGGTGCCGCGCTTGAGAACATGCGACCAGGTCGAGGAGCCGGGCAGCGTCTCCTGCCAGAGAGTTTCGGAGGACACTTCGAACGACAAAGGAACAACCTTTCTGATGAGACGAGCGGAATCAAAGACGAAATGCAGCGATTCTTCGCGGCGCTCAGAATGACCGCTTGGGAATGAGGTGATTGCTCAGCCCGTCCAGTCTACTTCTGATCGGGCGAGATTCTCCATACCGTCTGCTGGGCGAGGTTCGAGAGCCATAGCGAGCCGAAGCCGAACTGCAGTCCGTCGCCACCCTTTCCCGCCCATTGCTTTACTGCCTTGTTGGTGCTCGCGTCGATCTGCGTCAGCGGAATATTGAACAGCGTCGCCCAGGCCGAGCCCGCGCCGAAGGTGATCTCGCCGCCTTCGCCTGTAAGGCCGCACTCGATGGTAGCGACCAACTTGCCGCTTGCCATGTCCACGCGCGAGACCGTGCCGTCGCCCTGGTTCAAAGCCCACACCGAGCCCGCCCCGACGGTAAGGAAGCGCGGCTTCGGGCCAATGGGGATGTTCGCGACCAGCTTCATTGACTGCGGATCGACCTTCAGCAACGCGTTGTGCCCAAACGAAGTGACCCAGACAAAGCCATTGCCGAAGAAAGGATTCTCGGAATCCGAGGGCAGATCGAGCTTCGCGACAACGGTGTTTGTCTCCGGATCGACCTTCAGCAATGTGCTGGGCTTTACGACGATATAGACCGCACCGAGGCCGGTGGTGATGCCGCCCTCGGAGTTGGCTGGGTCGGCGGGGATTTCGGCAAGGGTCTTGCCCGTCGTCTCATCCACGCGGAGAAGTTTCTTCGCGCCGCAGCTTGGGATCCAGATGGAGTTCCAGCCGTACGCGAGGCTCGAGCAGGGCTTGGGAACGTCGACGACGATGCCGGTCTTCTCGGACCCGGGCAGAAGCTGCACCACGTGATTCGCGCGCGCGCTGGTCACCCAGACCGAATCCTTCGCCATCACCTTCCAGTCAGGCGAGCCGGCGACCTGGTAGACGTTGGTGGGCTTCAGTTCGCTAAGCGGACGCGAGACTGCGGGAAGGCCCTGGGGCTTTGGGGCGGGTTGCTGTGCCATGGCGGCTGTGGCAGTGAGGATTGCCGAGGCAAGCAGGACGAGATTGCGTCCTTTAGTGCTGATCGAAGCCATAGATACGAGTTGCTCCTGCAACGAAGCTGGTTGAACGAGAGGTTGTCGCTTGTGGGGACGAGCAGCTTTAACTAGAACAAACTGCGACGGTGGAGAGCCTGGCTATGGGAATTCTCTATGGCAGAGATAGGTCTCCTTGTATGTCTGCCGATAGGAAGGCAGGGAACCGGCGGC
This Granulicella aggregans DNA region includes the following protein-coding sequences:
- a CDS encoding Vgb family protein translates to MASISTKGRNLVLLASAILTATAAMAQQPAPKPQGLPAVSRPLSELKPTNVYQVAGSPDWKVMAKDSVWVTSARANHVVQLLPGSEKTGIVVDVPKPCSSLAYGWNSIWIPSCGAKKLLRVDETTGKTLAEIPADPANSEGGITTGLGAVYIVVKPSTLLKVDPETNTVVAKLDLPSDSENPFFGNGFVWVTSFGHNALLKVDPQSMKLVANIPIGPKPRFLTVGAGSVWALNQGDGTVSRVDMASGKLVATIECGLTGEGGEITFGAGSAWATLFNIPLTQIDASTNKAVKQWAGKGGDGLQFGFGSLWLSNLAQQTVWRISPDQK
- a CDS encoding urea amidolyase associated protein UAAP2 is translated as MPEAVLVTSPRTPETAIFSADVLAGDSFVHEIRAGEYIRIVDLEGNQAVDTLFYNAHDYSDRYSAQDTIRAQSNIYLTSGTKLYSTERNVLLSIVADTCGRHDTLGGACSCESNMVRYSIDKRSMHACRQSFLKGALAWSEKTGRGMGKRDLAANINFFMNVPVTPAGKLTFEDGVSDAGKYVELRAEMDTLIVISNCPQLNNPCNAYNPTPVRVLIWDAEAAN
- a CDS encoding urea amidolyase associated protein UAAP1: MSFEVSSETLWQETLPGSSTWSHVLKRGTALRITAGGDHANVGALMLNADNFSERLNLPDTLKAQHIARLTTGAVLYSDMARILCSITDDTLGWHDPLGGCSDAAMVAAKYGPLDYQTARNDWHQNALDGFLIELAKYGLGPRDLMMNINFFSKVEVKDDGTMTFIEGHAKAAASVELRAEMNTLVILNTCQHPMDPDPAYRSVPVELEIKRVPAPAADDVCRNFRLENARGFTLTERYFL